Sequence from the Kribbella aluminosa genome:
TTGTCGAGCTTCTCCAAGGTGACCGGAGCAACCGGGGCACTCATCGTTCGGACGATCTCGACACTGGACAGATCGAAAGTTCGGGTACCGGGGTACCGCATCAGCGAGAGCGCCAGCGCAGGGACCAGAACGAGGTCTGTTACCTGGTAGAGCTCGACTGCTGCAAGCAAGGCCCGATCGTCGTACCTGGGCAACGTAATGACCCTCTGTGGCGTTGTATCGAGAGGTTGCAGAAGCAGCCCCTGCGTAGCGAGGGTTCCCGGAGGGAGCGCGTGCAATATCTGTCGTAGACCTGTTGCGCGGCCGGCTTGGAGTGGGTGTACAGAAGATTCCCATGGGTGGCCGCTACACCTTTTGGTACGCCTGTCGTGCCGGACGTGAAGAGAATCTCCGCGTCGTCCACAGGACTTGGACTCATGCTCACCGGTGTCTGTGGTTGCCCATGCTCCAGTTCCCGTACGTCGGTACACCACCACGTTGATGACGGCAGATCCGCGAGTCTGCCGATGATGCCCACGGCCTCGGCCTCCCGAGCGACCCGGGCGACATGCTCGTTCCCGAACTGCTGCGGCACCGGCACGGCCGTTGCCCCCGCCTTCTGAGTGCCGATATAGGCGACTGCATAGTCGAGCCATCCCCATGCCGTACACGGCAGCACGATGCGACGGCCGGGCTTCGCACCGCGTGCAATGAGCCCGTGGGCTACGGCATTCGAGCGATGCTCCCACTCCTTCAATGTCAGTTGCCCGACGCCGATCACCACGTGAGCAATGTCGTCGGGGCGTTCGGACGAGCGTTGCGCGAGGCGCGCCGGCACGGTGTCGCCAGTTGAGTGATCAGTCATGCGTACAGCCTGCTCTCGTGTTCGTCGATAGCAGACGGGGTGAATTTCACCTCGTCAGCGTCGGAGGGTGCGTTTCGCGGGTACGCCGGCGACACGTGTCAGTGGAGGGACGTCCTCAGTGACGACAGCACCCGCGCCCACAGTCGCACCGAACCCGATGACGCGTTCCGGCAGAACTGTCGCGCCCGCTCCGATGAAGGCCCCGCCCTCCACGACGACGCCACCGCTCAGCATCGCCATCGGGCTGAGTACACAGTGATTGTGGACAACACAGTCATGCCCGACCACCGCGTTGGCGTTGACCAGGACATGCCGGCCGAGGTGTGCATCCGCCTGGATGCGTACGCCGGGAAGGAGGATGGTGCCGGCCCCGAGAACGACTCCGTGGTCCAGCGTGGAACTCGGGTGCACGAGCGACACCGGATGCCTCCTCCAGGCTTCGGCCGAGATGTCGATCCGTCGCCGTACCTGCGGGTTGCCGATGGCAATCACATAGGCGGTGTCGGCGCCGGCGAGTACCTCGTCGCCGCCGAGCAGCGGAACACAGACCATCGAACCCGTCGGAACGCCCGTATCGAGATAGCCGACGATCCGGAACGGTGTGCCGGTGAGATCGGCGACGAGGGACCTGACCTGGCGAGCCACGGCGCCAGCGCCGACGACAAGGAGGGGCTGGGTATCGACGTCCTGGACAGCCATGACCCTGATCGTGCCGATCGGGTCTTCCGTGGACCAGCGAGTCTCCTTACGCCGGCACTGTCGGCCGCCGCCTGAAATCGTCTCCTGGTTGGCGTCCGTCGGGGTCTGTAATCCTCGCTTTGATGGCGCTTGACAGGACGTGAGGGGAAAATGCGTATCGCTGAGGTGCTTGTCGGACAGAACGACTCGATGCGTGCGGTGCTACGGGCGATCGATCGGAGCGGGTTTTCGCGGGCGTTCGTCGCCGATTCGAGCGGCCGACTGGTGGGTGCGATCTGTGAGGCCGACGTTCGCCGCGCGCTGCTGAACGGCGCGGTACTCGAATCGCCGGCGCACCCGCTGGTGCTGGATGTGGGTATCTCCACGAAACCCGAGGTAGGGCGAGCGGAAGCGATCGATCTGATGCACGCGCTCGGTGTACGAGAGTTGCCGGTCGTCGACGACACCGGACGTGTCGTCGGAGTACATACCGAGCATGCGTTGGCCGGAGCCTTGCAGCGGCACAATGCCGCGGTCATCATGGCCGGCGGCAGAGGAACGAGGCTCGCTCCATTGACCGACCACCTGCCGAAGCCAATGGTGACGGTGGCCGGCCGGCCGATTCTCGAACGGTTGGTGCTGCACCTGGTCGGATCAGGTATCAACCGGATCTTCATCTCGGTCAATTATCTCGGTGAGGTGATCGAGGAGCACTTCGGCGACGGCAGCAGCTTCGGCTGCCAGATCGAGTATCTGCGCGAGGATCGAGCGGTCCCGCTCGGCACAGGCGGATCGCTACGTCTGCTGACGAGGTTCGGCGTGATCGACGAGCCGCTGCTGGTGATGAACGGCGACCTCGTCACCGACTTCTCCGTCGGCGGACTGCTCGACGCACACTCCGGCGGCAACGTGGTCGCGACCATCGCGACCGCAAGCTACGAGCACCAGGTGCCGTTCGGTGTACTGGAGCAAACCGACGGCCGTCTGGTCCGGGTTGTCGAGAAGCCGGTTTCCTCGTGGCCGGTGAACGCGGGGATCTATGTACTCGAGCCCGAGCTGATCTCG
This genomic interval carries:
- a CDS encoding nucleotidyltransferase family protein, which codes for MRIAEVLVGQNDSMRAVLRAIDRSGFSRAFVADSSGRLVGAICEADVRRALLNGAVLESPAHPLVLDVGISTKPEVGRAEAIDLMHALGVRELPVVDDTGRVVGVHTEHALAGALQRHNAAVIMAGGRGTRLAPLTDHLPKPMVTVAGRPILERLVLHLVGSGINRIFISVNYLGEVIEEHFGDGSSFGCQIEYLREDRAVPLGTGGSLRLLTRFGVIDEPLLVMNGDLVTDFSVGGLLDAHSGGNVVATIATASYEHQVPFGVLEQTDGRLVRVVEKPVSSWPVNAGIYVLEPELISTIPPGRLFPITELLDQCLERGRPVGLWPLREHWQDIGMPVELAQARGQA
- a CDS encoding NeuD/PglB/VioB family sugar acetyltransferase, which codes for MAVQDVDTQPLLVVGAGAVARQVRSLVADLTGTPFRIVGYLDTGVPTGSMVCVPLLGGDEVLAGADTAYVIAIGNPQVRRRIDISAEAWRRHPVSLVHPSSTLDHGVVLGAGTILLPGVRIQADAHLGRHVLVNANAVVGHDCVVHNHCVLSPMAMLSGGVVVEGGAFIGAGATVLPERVIGFGATVGAGAVVTEDVPPLTRVAGVPAKRTLRR
- a CDS encoding class I adenylate-forming enzyme family protein, coding for MTDHSTGDTVPARLAQRSSERPDDIAHVVIGVGQLTLKEWEHRSNAVAHGLIARGAKPGRRIVLPCTAWGWLDYAVAYIGTQKAGATAVPVPQQFGNEHVARVAREAEAVGIIGRLADLPSSTWWCTDVRELEHGQPQTPVSMSPSPVDDAEILFTSGTTGVPKGVAATHGNLLYTHSKPAAQQVYDRYCTRSLREPSLRRGCFCNLSIQRHRGSLRCPGTTIGPCLQQSSSTR